In Nonomuraea sp. NBC_00507, the following are encoded in one genomic region:
- a CDS encoding AfsR/SARP family transcriptional regulator — protein MEFRVLGPVEIWRDGGAVPIVGEKQRTLIALLVLRANHVVPHDHLLEALWGDDRPAAGRRALHNHLWSLRRLLTKEGEISTSPGGYSLRVSATASDLAVFHAEVAAANAARAANDLPRAAERLHAALDLWRGPALTGTRPEFQTTEGHALEELRFAALTDRIEADLALGRHAELIGELRQLTSTAPLRERFRSQLMVALYRDGRRADALEQYRLARQCFRDELGLEPSDELQRLHQAILSADPDLFRLNDPVRPVEARPPRPKLVPRQLPTDVARFTGRDEHLDTLNALLIANPAKALVISAIAGAGGVGKTALATHWGHLRADQFPDGQLYVNLHGYSRNAPVTATQALRQLLRGLGIPLEEIPHETDERAAMYRSAVADKRLLIVLDNAATAEQVRPLLPGSSASRVLITSRDSLRSLAVTHEVDIVQLDVLSPEEAQALLFALLSDEQDKESIGELAALCGYLPLALRLAAAQVHGEREPAADLVARLREGSRLRTLDLVEDPHIGVRSAFALSYQTLPELARSAFRIASLHPGRDVSLGALAAMLGESLETTRQAVDMLVRAHLAHSSNQRVTMHDLIREYARELADTEGERREAWTRLLGWHTHTARAAMSYVDPDGRLMHPSVPGPAGGVQEFADQESAQAWLNSEFHNTVALITHAASNGLPIHSWELAYITAYHFYLTRRIDDWITVQRAALEAVRQVGDLNGEAKILTTLGHALIEVDLYGEFLVCQRRAVELAVATKDKRMHAEAQYYVAFGLFRTGGLGDALDANAQARDLYREIDDWPGELAAIYLAGQINVKLGRMQRALEDLDIALAYCQERGRRHDEADILFYVGMANVGLGHLTSALENFALALRIARELEDRTLEAQALCHLGEVELKQGRFPEALRLQEEAFDLAQQVPGRLTECRVRNGLGRTYAMCGNHSKAREFFGAALEIAEKINDPYELAAAQSGLAQALAERELQA, from the coding sequence GTGGAGTTTCGCGTCTTAGGGCCGGTTGAGATCTGGCGCGACGGAGGCGCAGTGCCGATTGTCGGCGAGAAGCAGCGGACGTTGATCGCGCTTCTCGTCCTTCGGGCTAACCATGTGGTGCCCCATGACCACCTGCTCGAGGCGCTCTGGGGCGACGATCGGCCGGCTGCTGGGCGCCGCGCTCTGCACAACCATCTGTGGTCCCTGCGCCGTCTCCTCACCAAGGAGGGTGAGATTTCCACCAGCCCCGGTGGGTATTCGCTGAGGGTCTCCGCAACCGCTTCGGACCTTGCCGTTTTCCACGCTGAGGTCGCCGCCGCGAACGCCGCCCGAGCCGCTAACGATCTTCCGCGAGCCGCTGAACGGCTGCACGCCGCGTTGGATCTGTGGCGAGGGCCCGCGCTGACAGGAACGCGCCCGGAATTCCAGACCACCGAAGGTCATGCACTGGAGGAGTTGCGATTCGCCGCGCTCACCGACCGCATCGAGGCGGATCTCGCGCTTGGCCGTCATGCCGAGCTGATCGGCGAGCTCCGACAGCTCACTTCCACCGCTCCCCTGCGCGAGCGCTTCCGCAGCCAGCTGATGGTCGCGCTGTATCGTGACGGGCGACGCGCAGACGCCCTCGAACAGTACAGGCTGGCGCGTCAATGCTTCCGCGACGAGCTCGGGCTGGAGCCAAGCGACGAGCTCCAGCGGCTACATCAGGCGATTCTCAGCGCGGACCCGGACCTCTTCAGGCTGAACGATCCCGTACGACCAGTCGAGGCGCGACCACCACGGCCGAAGTTGGTTCCGCGGCAATTGCCAACCGATGTCGCCCGGTTCACCGGCCGAGACGAGCACCTCGACACGCTCAATGCCCTCTTGATCGCGAATCCTGCCAAGGCACTGGTGATCTCCGCCATCGCGGGTGCAGGAGGCGTCGGCAAAACCGCCCTGGCGACCCACTGGGGGCACCTTCGGGCCGACCAATTCCCCGACGGCCAGCTGTATGTGAACCTCCACGGCTACTCTCGCAACGCCCCGGTCACTGCGACACAGGCGTTGCGGCAGTTACTGCGGGGACTCGGCATTCCGTTGGAGGAAATCCCTCACGAGACGGACGAGCGAGCTGCAATGTACCGTTCGGCCGTCGCGGACAAACGTCTGCTCATCGTGCTGGACAACGCGGCCACCGCCGAACAAGTCAGGCCGTTGCTCCCGGGCTCCTCAGCAAGCAGGGTCCTGATCACCAGCAGAGACTCGCTGCGGAGCCTTGCCGTTACTCATGAAGTCGACATCGTCCAGTTGGACGTCCTCTCACCAGAAGAAGCACAGGCGCTACTGTTCGCCCTTCTGAGCGACGAGCAGGACAAGGAGTCGATCGGCGAGCTCGCCGCCTTGTGCGGCTACCTGCCCCTCGCTCTGCGCCTGGCCGCCGCGCAGGTCCACGGTGAGCGAGAGCCGGCGGCCGACTTGGTGGCGCGGCTACGTGAAGGAAGCCGTCTGAGAACACTCGACCTTGTCGAGGACCCTCACATAGGCGTCCGCTCCGCATTCGCGTTGTCCTATCAAACACTGCCAGAGCTGGCACGATCGGCGTTCCGCATCGCGAGCCTCCACCCGGGCCGCGACGTAAGCCTCGGCGCACTTGCGGCCATGTTGGGGGAGAGCCTGGAGACCACACGCCAGGCCGTGGACATGCTCGTACGTGCCCACCTAGCTCACAGTTCGAACCAGCGCGTAACTATGCACGACCTCATACGTGAATACGCCCGGGAGCTCGCGGACACGGAGGGCGAGCGACGGGAGGCGTGGACTCGTTTGCTCGGCTGGCACACCCACACCGCGCGCGCCGCGATGAGCTACGTCGACCCCGACGGCCGGTTAATGCATCCGAGCGTTCCCGGACCTGCGGGCGGGGTGCAGGAATTCGCCGACCAAGAGAGCGCTCAGGCATGGTTGAACAGTGAATTCCATAACACGGTCGCTCTGATCACCCATGCCGCCAGCAACGGGTTGCCCATCCACTCCTGGGAGCTCGCCTACATCACGGCGTACCACTTCTATCTGACCAGGCGCATCGACGACTGGATCACCGTGCAACGTGCGGCCCTGGAGGCCGTACGGCAGGTGGGCGACCTCAACGGGGAGGCGAAGATCCTCACCACTCTGGGGCACGCTCTCATAGAAGTCGACCTGTACGGCGAGTTCCTGGTCTGCCAGCGAAGGGCAGTCGAGTTGGCCGTGGCCACGAAGGACAAGCGCATGCATGCCGAGGCCCAGTACTACGTGGCCTTCGGACTCTTCCGTACCGGTGGGCTCGGCGATGCCCTCGATGCGAACGCGCAGGCGCGAGACCTGTACCGCGAAATCGATGATTGGCCTGGCGAGCTAGCCGCTATCTACCTGGCTGGGCAGATCAACGTCAAGCTGGGCAGGATGCAGCGTGCGCTGGAGGACTTGGATATTGCTCTGGCGTATTGCCAGGAACGCGGCAGGCGGCACGACGAGGCGGACATCCTGTTCTACGTCGGTATGGCCAACGTCGGCTTGGGGCACCTGACATCAGCCCTCGAAAACTTTGCGCTGGCTCTGCGGATCGCTCGCGAGCTCGAAGATCGCACGCTAGAAGCGCAGGCGTTGTGCCATCTTGGCGAGGTCGAGTTGAAGCAGGGCCGTTTCCCGGAGGCTCTTCGACTTCAAGAGGAGGCTTTCGATCTTGCGCAGCAGGTGCCCGGGCGTCTGACCGAGTGCAGGGTGCGCAACGGCCTGGGGCGTACTTATGCGATGTGCGGCAATCATTCGAAGGCCAGAGAGTTCTTCGGTGCGGCGCTGGAGATCGCGGAGAAGATCAACGATCCATATGAGCTGGCGGCCGCACAGAGCGGGCTGGCCCAGGCGCTCGCCGAGAGAGAGTTGCAGGCGTAG
- a CDS encoding LamG-like jellyroll fold domain-containing protein, giving the protein MAASLLVAGVSGAAQADPEPNPTPPSPSVTTFPRPEDPDAPLRAAIEEAKKQNKAVAVEAAFTETSRIWAYPDGHLTTHSYGGPAQLKQADGSWVWLDPTLVEQDGILKPKLAKANVQFSLGGDKPFVSMERAKGQKFALSWPTALPRPQINGNVARYADVAGKGADLVVTALPTGFQHDVVLRERPTGPLEFRFPVQTTGMELDVTKSGGLSLVSPKGKTVMSAPTPRMWDSVDPAVSLPRREAKVKTAVESVGGQKVLVLKPDTKWLADPATQYPVTIDPTTTLGVTQEVSIGYPNSQTSPGYVSRWNPRTCPTPTTCGYTKERATRALLAFDTAPINGRQVVKATMQLALRAEVTSCTAFQSIIAHRITQPWVADNTYWSNQPATTPEERSSIDACAQVRTNGAVWSWDLTAMTSLWASGTPNHGLMLRLGSELPVPKDVSEDFTFWAQLWGTNVPKLSVDWVLPPEIPTVTAESIDSISGNDAIARSTNVKVTYKSSVPEARPLDYTVTVNDSTMPPPPVQLPAGEAASWKLDEESGATAADSSGNGNTGTVTGTYNRVPGQLGGAVNLAPGALLSAGKPLINTDQTYTVATWVRLNSSTNDQAVLSQMGTHMPAFTLGYKVSSAAEFDRRWMFSVITQDNPDRIQEILMQSEKPAKIGQWTHLAVQHDQPAHKFRLYVDGELAGERDYTIGWNAQGDFQVGTGRVLGNLASLNGAVDDLRVYQRALTSQEIRSLVVSPNTTTHSNMPSGQVIDKTFALDNPASLKFVVKACRTGVTPPSCNESPAYRITSDAPMLPTDTETGMAEPSQPILSGMVNRPSGGPVTAKYYLYDNNGAPVGAVPLGVRGVNGGERASFQIPANTVQPGTTYKWQMVACAVGQAGETTPPDPTPTPTPTPLPEGLVAAYGMDEGSGTTIADTTGKVGPGTTTDTSWAAGKHGKALSFNGSTSTVTIPHSSVLRLTTGMTLSAWVNPTTVSIWRTVAMKGHTAGSAYGLYASNGTVPSAWLLKPDTTGHQTVNGTTALPAAAWSHLAVTYDGSVAKLYVNGTQAGQLAMTGSLVDDGGALRIGSNAKWGEYFSGAIDEVRVYNRAQAAAEIKADMETPVNVPVPTASPTPTPTPTPTPTPTQTTPPASPSAIEEICTSKTAVVAFTTPGTPPPPPTGDVRYLTLGKDSFVIKTAKTDPTACGGSPCSVTDDSVIRIGGGGADKTAAMIGFRLDGLPDDAVPVEALLDLGTPTCSGGSCPQDTPITITRLDSPVTSETTIGTVVETTNDASRYSVAIAQPKVDIIGDQYSWLLVKTDNPTTVTFSEPTASTPPSLKIGYTPAGPPSNVQDLSGQSGDGGVIVSWAIPSSTGSLALLEGYDVEAVSSAGESVRSVQTTMPSATITGLTNGETYTIKVAAKTRFGRGEWESISLTPRALPAPPAECESAVSQGSLKMTVQEYYLRQSGVVEGTYPDVWSSSVSTANAQKQLADLDPRSPVTAKLSLTNPILLAEREGLEKSNIERTGTSVSLSNTLAYTSPDGSPTLRATVSRSWTDVTTDKDGNQVSKPSELTDTFDYSFTDCGAVRLISVVVDVDVSDMDMILEGPGPDGCGSTSAVAQGMAAAASAQEWCGKGKNGETVFGYTLNCDFGQDICRFDTYGKQNVMSGMSFESGGVLRWSGVHNYTLGGPTSVRVEELQGWSRVKMTSRFKAANKNLVKNIKVKLATTAKFSMMVGSISIDTGVGGVGFSKTSDSVSYSADGEAGNLWVQIPVPGKIRPFTVDCEGILGLCWFESIRHIMNVTVQFPMKGGPLAADPMNLQSCWFRASTKYF; this is encoded by the coding sequence GTGGCAGCATCGCTGCTGGTAGCAGGTGTTTCAGGCGCGGCACAGGCGGATCCGGAGCCAAACCCGACGCCGCCCTCTCCTTCCGTAACCACCTTTCCGCGGCCGGAGGATCCCGACGCCCCGCTACGTGCGGCTATCGAGGAAGCCAAAAAGCAGAACAAAGCGGTGGCCGTCGAGGCGGCATTCACCGAGACGTCGCGGATCTGGGCTTATCCCGACGGACATCTGACCACGCACTCCTATGGGGGGCCTGCCCAGCTGAAACAGGCCGACGGCTCCTGGGTATGGCTGGACCCTACGCTCGTCGAGCAGGACGGGATTCTCAAGCCCAAGCTGGCCAAGGCGAACGTGCAGTTCTCGCTCGGCGGTGATAAGCCGTTCGTGTCCATGGAGCGCGCCAAGGGGCAGAAGTTCGCCCTGTCGTGGCCCACCGCTCTCCCGCGCCCGCAAATCAACGGCAACGTCGCCCGGTACGCCGACGTTGCGGGCAAGGGCGCCGACTTGGTCGTGACCGCCTTACCCACCGGATTCCAGCATGACGTGGTGCTGCGCGAGCGCCCTACGGGCCCGCTGGAGTTCCGTTTCCCGGTGCAGACCACGGGGATGGAGCTCGATGTGACCAAGTCTGGCGGGCTGTCGCTGGTCAGCCCGAAGGGCAAGACGGTGATGTCGGCTCCGACGCCGCGGATGTGGGACAGCGTCGATCCCGCTGTCAGTCTGCCTCGGCGCGAGGCCAAGGTGAAGACCGCAGTCGAGAGCGTAGGCGGCCAGAAGGTGCTGGTGCTCAAGCCGGACACCAAGTGGCTGGCCGATCCTGCGACCCAGTACCCGGTCACGATCGATCCCACCACCACGCTCGGCGTCACTCAGGAAGTGTCGATCGGATACCCCAACAGCCAGACAAGCCCTGGCTATGTATCGCGGTGGAACCCCCGGACCTGCCCCACCCCGACTACCTGCGGCTACACGAAAGAGCGGGCTACCCGGGCGCTGCTGGCCTTCGACACCGCACCGATCAACGGCCGACAGGTGGTCAAGGCCACCATGCAGCTGGCTCTCAGGGCCGAGGTCACCAGCTGCACCGCCTTCCAATCGATCATTGCGCACCGCATCACCCAACCCTGGGTCGCCGACAACACCTACTGGAGCAACCAGCCGGCCACCACGCCCGAGGAGCGCTCCTCCATCGACGCGTGTGCCCAGGTCCGCACCAATGGGGCAGTGTGGAGTTGGGACCTGACCGCAATGACCAGCCTGTGGGCCTCTGGCACCCCCAACCACGGGTTGATGCTGCGCCTGGGCTCGGAACTGCCGGTGCCCAAGGACGTTTCAGAGGACTTCACGTTCTGGGCGCAACTGTGGGGCACGAATGTCCCCAAGCTGAGCGTGGACTGGGTGCTCCCGCCGGAGATCCCCACGGTGACCGCCGAGTCGATCGACTCCATCAGCGGCAACGACGCCATCGCGCGCAGCACCAACGTCAAGGTGACTTACAAGTCCAGCGTTCCCGAGGCAAGGCCCCTGGACTATACAGTCACCGTCAACGACTCCACCATGCCCCCTCCACCGGTCCAGCTCCCCGCTGGCGAGGCCGCCTCGTGGAAGCTCGATGAAGAATCTGGCGCCACCGCAGCCGACTCTTCCGGCAATGGGAACACCGGCACTGTCACGGGAACCTACAACCGCGTCCCTGGCCAGCTCGGCGGGGCGGTCAACCTCGCCCCCGGCGCCTTGCTCAGCGCCGGTAAACCGCTAATCAACACCGACCAGACCTACACCGTGGCCACCTGGGTGCGCCTCAACAGCAGCACCAACGACCAGGCGGTGCTGTCCCAGATGGGCACCCACATGCCTGCTTTTACCCTGGGCTACAAGGTTTCCAGCGCGGCGGAATTCGACCGACGCTGGATGTTCTCCGTCATTACGCAGGACAACCCCGACCGCATCCAAGAGATCCTCATGCAGTCGGAGAAGCCCGCCAAGATCGGCCAATGGACCCACCTAGCCGTGCAACATGACCAGCCTGCACACAAGTTCCGGCTGTATGTGGACGGCGAACTGGCCGGCGAACGCGACTACACCATCGGCTGGAACGCCCAGGGCGACTTCCAGGTCGGCACCGGTAGAGTCCTCGGCAACCTGGCAAGCCTGAACGGCGCAGTGGACGACCTGCGCGTCTACCAGCGGGCACTCACCAGCCAGGAGATCCGCTCACTGGTGGTCTCGCCCAACACCACCACGCACAGCAACATGCCCTCCGGCCAGGTGATCGATAAGACCTTCGCGCTGGACAACCCGGCCAGCCTCAAATTCGTCGTCAAAGCCTGCCGCACCGGTGTCACTCCGCCCTCCTGCAACGAGAGCCCGGCCTACCGGATCACCTCCGACGCGCCGATGCTCCCGACCGACACCGAGACCGGCATGGCCGAACCCTCTCAGCCGATTCTGTCCGGCATGGTCAACCGCCCCTCCGGCGGCCCGGTGACCGCGAAGTACTACCTGTACGACAACAACGGGGCACCGGTCGGGGCTGTGCCGCTCGGCGTTCGCGGCGTCAACGGCGGCGAACGCGCTTCCTTCCAGATCCCCGCCAACACCGTGCAGCCCGGAACCACGTACAAGTGGCAGATGGTGGCGTGCGCCGTTGGCCAAGCCGGCGAGACCACGCCTCCGGACCCGACGCCAACTCCCACACCCACGCCGCTACCAGAGGGTCTCGTCGCGGCCTACGGCATGGACGAAGGCAGCGGAACCACCATCGCCGACACCACCGGCAAGGTCGGCCCAGGCACAACGACTGACACCAGCTGGGCTGCAGGTAAGCATGGCAAGGCACTGTCCTTCAACGGCAGCACGAGCACGGTCACGATCCCCCATAGCAGTGTGCTCCGGCTCACCACGGGGATGACCCTCTCGGCTTGGGTCAACCCCACCACCGTGTCCATCTGGCGAACCGTGGCGATGAAGGGCCACACCGCCGGATCCGCGTACGGGCTGTACGCCTCCAACGGCACCGTGCCATCGGCCTGGTTGCTCAAGCCCGACACCACCGGTCACCAGACGGTCAACGGCACCACCGCTCTGCCGGCGGCCGCCTGGAGCCACCTCGCCGTCACCTATGACGGCAGCGTCGCCAAGCTGTACGTCAACGGCACCCAAGCCGGACAACTCGCCATGACCGGCAGCCTGGTCGACGACGGCGGCGCGCTCCGTATCGGGAGCAACGCCAAATGGGGCGAATACTTCAGTGGCGCTATCGATGAAGTACGCGTCTACAACCGCGCACAAGCCGCAGCCGAGATCAAGGCCGACATGGAAACCCCGGTCAACGTCCCGGTCCCGACCGCGAGTCCCACACCCACACCCACACCCACACCCACACCCACACCCACACAGACAACCCCGCCCGCGAGCCCAAGCGCCATCGAAGAGATCTGCACCTCTAAGACGGCTGTTGTCGCCTTCACAACGCCCGGCACACCTCCGCCGCCCCCCACTGGGGACGTCCGGTACCTGACGCTGGGCAAGGACAGCTTCGTCATCAAGACCGCCAAGACCGACCCCACCGCCTGCGGTGGGTCACCATGTTCAGTGACTGATGACTCGGTGATACGGATCGGCGGCGGCGGTGCCGACAAGACCGCCGCGATGATCGGATTCAGGTTGGACGGACTTCCAGACGACGCCGTTCCGGTCGAGGCGCTGTTGGATCTCGGCACACCGACGTGTTCCGGCGGTTCGTGTCCTCAGGACACACCGATAACGATCACGCGCCTGGACTCGCCGGTCACCAGTGAGACCACGATCGGCACTGTCGTCGAAACCACGAACGATGCCTCAAGGTATTCCGTGGCCATCGCTCAGCCCAAGGTTGACATCATCGGAGATCAGTATTCGTGGCTGCTGGTGAAGACCGACAATCCGACAACGGTCACTTTTTCGGAGCCTACTGCTTCGACGCCACCTAGCTTGAAGATTGGCTACACGCCCGCTGGTCCGCCGAGTAATGTCCAAGATCTCTCCGGTCAGTCCGGTGACGGGGGTGTCATTGTCTCTTGGGCTATCCCGTCCAGCACTGGCTCTCTCGCGCTGCTGGAAGGCTACGATGTGGAGGCGGTCTCATCCGCGGGCGAGAGCGTGCGCTCCGTCCAGACCACGATGCCCTCGGCCACCATCACCGGCTTGACGAATGGTGAGACTTACACGATCAAAGTCGCTGCGAAGACGCGTTTCGGCAGAGGAGAGTGGGAAAGTATCTCGCTGACTCCACGGGCTCTGCCCGCTCCCCCCGCAGAATGCGAATCGGCGGTCAGCCAGGGGTCTCTCAAGATGACGGTGCAGGAATACTATCTGCGACAGAGCGGTGTCGTGGAAGGCACCTATCCGGATGTCTGGTCAAGCAGCGTGAGCACGGCGAACGCACAAAAACAGTTGGCCGACTTAGATCCGCGCAGCCCGGTCACAGCGAAGCTTTCGCTCACCAACCCGATTCTGCTCGCAGAGAGGGAAGGTCTGGAGAAGAGCAACATAGAGCGGACGGGCACGTCCGTTTCTCTCAGTAATACGCTTGCCTACACGTCGCCGGACGGAAGTCCCACGCTTCGGGCCACCGTCAGCCGGAGTTGGACCGACGTTACGACGGATAAAGACGGCAATCAAGTGTCGAAGCCGAGTGAGCTGACCGACACGTTCGACTATTCATTCACGGACTGTGGTGCCGTTAGGCTCATATCCGTGGTCGTCGACGTCGACGTTAGTGACATGGACATGATCCTCGAGGGTCCGGGACCGGACGGGTGCGGAAGCACTTCCGCTGTCGCACAAGGCATGGCTGCGGCAGCGTCGGCGCAGGAATGGTGCGGTAAGGGCAAGAACGGCGAGACTGTTTTCGGCTACACGCTCAACTGCGACTTCGGGCAGGACATCTGCCGCTTCGACACTTACGGCAAGCAAAACGTCATGTCTGGTATGAGCTTCGAGTCGGGCGGAGTCCTGCGCTGGTCGGGGGTGCACAATTACACGCTGGGTGGTCCGACGAGCGTGCGGGTCGAGGAACTTCAGGGCTGGAGCCGTGTCAAGATGACGTCGCGCTTCAAAGCCGCGAACAAGAATCTAGTGAAAAACATCAAAGTAAAACTCGCCACCACCGCAAAATTCTCGATGATGGTGGGAAGCATCAGCATCGACACGGGAGTGGGTGGAGTCGGATTCAGTAAGACAAGCGACTCCGTTTCGTACTCAGCAGACGGCGAAGCAGGAAACCTGTGGGTGCAAATACCAGTTCCCGGCAAGATCAGGCCGTTCACAGTGGACTGTGAGGGAATACTAGGTCTTTGCTGGTTCGAAAGCATCCGACACATCATGAATGTCACTGTTCAATTCCCGATGAAGGGTGGTCCGCTGGCTGCCGACCCGATGAACCTGCAGAGTTGCTGGTTCAGGGCATCAACGAAATACTTCTAA
- a CDS encoding helix-turn-helix domain-containing protein: MTSFKKWSDVREEHIERAGGEQALAETRGMIEAYVHAWHLAERRKNAGLTQSDVAEKMCVTKMRVSQIENGDVTSVEVLVRYVEAIGGRLELTATSDDSTYRMGDATAAM; encoded by the coding sequence ATGACAAGTTTCAAGAAGTGGAGCGATGTCCGTGAGGAGCATATCGAGCGCGCCGGAGGAGAGCAGGCGCTGGCCGAGACCCGGGGCATGATCGAGGCTTATGTACATGCCTGGCACCTGGCCGAACGGCGAAAGAACGCCGGGCTCACGCAGTCCGACGTGGCCGAGAAGATGTGCGTGACAAAGATGCGCGTATCCCAGATTGAGAACGGCGATGTGACCTCGGTAGAAGTGCTTGTCCGCTACGTCGAGGCCATCGGAGGGCGATTGGAGCTGACCGCCACGTCTGATGACAGCACCTACCGCATGGGCGACGCGACCGCCGCAATGTGA
- a CDS encoding helix-turn-helix domain-containing protein yields MSKVPAWAGRLRAERTRRGWSQRDLAVQLSKVADRAMPEAESMVRRIRDHECGRHRPDDEYAELYCRLYGSSEHALFNDEDDETYLGNEIDAIELARRAGASDVGQETLERLELAVDDLASAYPRTPPSELLGRVRRHLEYVARLLDGKKTLTEHRRLLVAGGWLSLLAATCHIDLRQHPAAAARLRTAGQLADHAEHPEIRAWCLETEAWQALTEGEFQHAMILAQAAQDVAPRKSSAYIQATGQEGRAWARMGKGAETRAALTRIQRMVAPLPMPDRPEHHFRYDPAKSDAYTATTLSWLDDPAAVGYARQVLARLESTEDGGPRPRRAASARLDLALALLETDEPGEAGHVALQAVESGLLVPSNYWRAKEVIAGVEEHGLAEAVELREVYRELYGRSKPEPPQLGA; encoded by the coding sequence ATGAGCAAGGTTCCGGCCTGGGCAGGTCGGCTACGCGCCGAGCGGACCAGGCGAGGCTGGTCTCAACGGGATCTCGCCGTGCAGTTGTCCAAGGTGGCCGACAGGGCCATGCCCGAGGCCGAGAGCATGGTGCGCCGGATCCGGGACCACGAGTGCGGCAGGCACCGGCCTGACGATGAGTACGCCGAGCTGTACTGCCGCTTGTACGGGTCGAGCGAACACGCCCTCTTCAACGACGAGGACGACGAGACGTACCTCGGCAACGAGATCGACGCGATCGAACTCGCCCGCCGCGCAGGAGCGAGCGACGTCGGCCAAGAGACGTTGGAACGGCTTGAGCTCGCCGTGGATGATCTCGCGTCGGCCTACCCCCGCACACCCCCGAGCGAGCTGCTCGGGAGGGTACGGCGGCACCTGGAGTACGTCGCGCGACTCCTCGACGGCAAGAAGACCCTCACCGAGCATCGCCGTCTGCTCGTGGCCGGCGGATGGCTCTCGCTGCTTGCGGCCACCTGCCATATCGACCTCCGGCAGCACCCGGCCGCCGCGGCCCGGCTACGGACCGCCGGCCAGTTGGCCGACCACGCCGAGCACCCTGAGATCAGGGCGTGGTGCCTTGAGACCGAGGCGTGGCAGGCCCTCACCGAGGGCGAGTTCCAGCACGCGATGATCCTCGCCCAAGCCGCGCAAGACGTCGCCCCCCGCAAGAGCTCGGCGTACATCCAGGCGACCGGGCAGGAAGGCCGGGCCTGGGCCCGCATGGGCAAGGGTGCAGAGACGCGGGCGGCGCTCACCCGCATTCAGCGGATGGTCGCTCCGCTGCCCATGCCGGACCGGCCAGAGCACCACTTCCGGTACGACCCCGCCAAGAGCGACGCCTACACCGCGACGACACTCTCATGGCTGGATGATCCCGCTGCCGTCGGCTACGCGCGGCAGGTACTTGCGCGGCTGGAGTCCACCGAGGACGGCGGGCCACGCCCCCGCAGGGCCGCCTCGGCGCGCCTCGATCTGGCATTGGCGCTGCTCGAGACTGATGAGCCGGGCGAGGCCGGTCATGTCGCCCTTCAAGCGGTGGAGAGCGGCCTGCTCGTGCCCTCGAACTACTGGCGGGCCAAAGAGGTCATCGCGGGGGTCGAGGAACACGGCCTGGCAGAAGCCGTCGAACTACGCGAGGTCTATCGCGAACTGTACGGCCGGTCGAAGCCAGAGCCTCCGCAACTGGGTGCCTGA
- a CDS encoding DUF397 domain-containing protein, which produces MRDLYGQPLGEVPFTKLCGGNQREEDMESCVLIAPIPGVEDAYAVRDSKNPDAGTLRFTGAELRAAGVTTI; this is translated from the coding sequence ATGAGGGATCTATACGGCCAACCGCTCGGCGAGGTGCCGTTCACCAAGCTATGCGGCGGCAATCAGCGGGAGGAGGACATGGAGTCCTGTGTTCTGATCGCCCCGATTCCGGGCGTCGAGGATGCCTACGCGGTGCGTGACTCGAAGAACCCGGACGCCGGGACCCTCCGGTTCACCGGTGCGGAACTTCGCGCCGCTGGCGTGACCACCATCTAG